The following coding sequences lie in one Arabidopsis thaliana chromosome 3, partial sequence genomic window:
- the KIN11 gene encoding SNF1 kinase homolog 11 (SNF1 kinase homolog 11 (KIN11); FUNCTIONS IN: protein binding, protein kinase activity; INVOLVED IN: protein amino acid phosphorylation, protein amino acid autophosphorylation; LOCATED IN: cellular_component unknown; EXPRESSED IN: 24 plant structures; EXPRESSED DURING: 15 growth stages; CONTAINS InterPro DOMAIN/s: Ubiquitin-associated/translation elongation factor EF1B, N-terminal (InterPro:IPR000449), Protein kinase, ATP binding site (InterPro:IPR017441), Kinase-associated KA1 (InterPro:IPR001772), Serine/threonine-protein kinase domain (InterPro:IPR002290), Serine/threonine-protein kinase-like domain (InterPro:IPR017442), Protein kinase-like domain (InterPro:IPR011009), Serine/threonine-protein kinase, active site (InterPro:IPR008271), Ubiquitin-associated/translation elongation factor EF1B, N-terminal, eukaryote (InterPro:IPR015940), Protein kinase, Snf1-like AMPK (InterPro:IPR015741), Protein kinase, catalytic domain (InterPro:IPR000719), Tyrosine-protein kinase, catalytic domain (InterPro:IPR020635), Calcium/calmodulin-dependent protein kinase-like (InterPro:IPR020636); BEST Arabidopsis thaliana protein match is: SNF1 kinase homolog 10 (TAIR:AT3G01090.2); Has 132401 Blast hits to 130141 proteins in 4718 species: Archae - 168; Bacteria - 14985; Metazoa - 49281; Fungi - 13291; Plants - 32075; Viruses - 530; Other Eukaryotes - 22071 (source: NCBI BLink).) — translation MDHSSNRFGNNGVESILPNYKLGKTLGIGSFGKVKIAEHVVTGHKVAIKILNRRKIKNMEMEEKVRREIKILRLFMHPHIIRQYEVIETTSDIYVVMEYVKSGELFDYIVEKGRLQEDEARNFFQQIISGVEYCHRNMVVHRDLKPENLLLDSRCNIKIADFGLSNVMRDGHFLKTSCGSPNYAAPEVISGKLYAGPEVDVWSCGVILYALLCGTLPFDDENIPNLFKKIKGGIYTLPSHLSSEARDLIPRMLIVDPVKRITIPEIRQHRWFQTHLPRYLAVSPPDTVEQAKKINEEIVQEVVNMGFDRNQVLESLRNRTQNDATVTYYLLLDNRFRVPSGYLESEFQETTDSGSNPMRTPEAGASPVGHWIPAHVDHYGLGARSQVPVDRKWALGLQSHAHPREIMNEVLKALQELNVCWKKIGHYNMKCRWVPGLADGQNTMVNNQLHFRDESSIIEDDCAMTSPTVIKFELQLYKAREEKYLLDIQRVNGPQFLFLDLCAAFLTELRVI, via the exons ATGGATCATTCATCAAATAGATTTGGCAATAATGGAGTGGAATCGATTTTACCGAATTACAAGCTTGGTAAAACTCTTGGAATTGGGTCTTTTGGGAAGGTGAAAATAGCAGAGCATGTTGTCACAGGGCATAAGGTTGCTATCAAAATCCTTAATCGTCGTAAGATCAAGAACATGGAGATGGAAGAGAAAG TGAGGAGGGAGATTAAGATTCTACGGTTGTTTATGCATCCTCATATTATTCGGCAGTATGAGGTAATAGAGACCACGAGTGACATTTATGTTGTGATGGAGTATGTCAAGTCTGGAGAGCTCTTTGATTATATTGTTGAGAAAGGCAGATTACAAGAAGATGAGGCTCGTAACTTTTTCCAGcag ATAATATCTGGTGTAGAGTACTGCCATCGTAATATGGTTGTCCATAGAGACCTGAAGCCTGAGAATTTACTATTGGATTCGAGGTGTAATATTAAGATTGCAGACTTTGGGTTGAGTAATGTTATGCGGGATGGTCATTTTCTAAAGACGAGTTGTGGAAGCCCCAACTACGCTGCTCCCGAG GTTATATCAGGTAAATTATATGCTGGACCTGAAGTAGATGTATGGAGTTGCGGAGTTATATTGTACGCTCTATTATGCGGTACTCTTCcttttgatgatgaaaacattCCCAaccttttcaagaaaattaag gGTGGGATTTACACTCTTCCAAGTCATTTATCATCTGAGGCTAGAGACCTGATCCCAAGGATGCTTATAGTTGACCCGGTGAAACGAATCACCATTCCTGAGATCCGTCAACACCGTTGGTTCCAGACTCATCTCCCTCGTTATCTTGCTGTCTCTCCACCGGATACAGTAGAGCAGGCTAAAAAG ATCAATGAGGAGATAGTTCAAGAAGTGGTTAACATGGGATTTGATAGAAACCAGGTTTTGGAATCTCTACGCAACAGAACACAAAACGAT GCTACTGTTACATACTACCTGTTATTGGATAACCGGTTCCGTGTTCCAAGTGGCTATCTAGAATCCGAGTTTCAGGAGACAACA GACAGTGGTTCCAATCCTATGCGCACACCTGAAGCGGGCGCTTCACCTGTAGGCCACTGGATTCCTGCACATGTGGATCACTACGGGTTGGGAGCAAGATCACAAGTCCCTGTTGATCGAAAATGGGCTCTTGGACTTCAG TCTCATGCGCATCCTCGTGAAATCATGAATGAAGTTTTGAAAGCTCTTCAAGAACTCAATGTGTGTTGGAAGAAGATTGGTCACTACAACATGAAATGTCGATGGGTTCCTGGTTTAGCTGATGGTCAGAATACTATGGTCAACAATCAGCTGCACTTCAGAGATGAATCCAGCATCATTGAGGATGACTGTGCCATGACTTCACCCACTgtcatcaaatttgaacttcaG CTATACAAAGCCCGGGAAGAGAAGTACTTGCTGGATATACAGAGAGTTAACGGTCCGCAGTTTCTCTTCTTGGATCTATGCGCCGCCTTTCTTACAGAGCTTCGTGTGATCTGA
- the KIN11 gene encoding SNF1 kinase homolog 11 (SNF1 kinase homolog 11 (KIN11); FUNCTIONS IN: protein binding, protein kinase activity; INVOLVED IN: protein amino acid phosphorylation, protein amino acid autophosphorylation; LOCATED IN: cellular_component unknown; EXPRESSED IN: 24 plant structures; EXPRESSED DURING: 15 growth stages; CONTAINS InterPro DOMAIN/s: Protein kinase, ATP binding site (InterPro:IPR017441), Ubiquitin-associated/translation elongation factor EF1B, N-terminal (InterPro:IPR000449), Serine/threonine-protein kinase domain (InterPro:IPR002290), Serine/threonine-protein kinase-like domain (InterPro:IPR017442), Protein kinase-like domain (InterPro:IPR011009), Serine/threonine-protein kinase, active site (InterPro:IPR008271), Ubiquitin-associated/translation elongation factor EF1B, N-terminal, eukaryote (InterPro:IPR015940), Protein kinase, Snf1-like AMPK (InterPro:IPR015741), Protein kinase, catalytic domain (InterPro:IPR000719), Calcium/calmodulin-dependent protein kinase-like (InterPro:IPR020636); BEST Arabidopsis thaliana protein match is: SNF1 kinase homolog 10 (TAIR:AT3G01090.3); Has 35333 Blast hits to 34131 proteins in 2444 species: Archae - 798; Bacteria - 22429; Metazoa - 974; Fungi - 991; Plants - 531; Viruses - 0; Other Eukaryotes - 9610 (source: NCBI BLink).): protein MDHSSNRFGNNGVESILPNYKLGKTLGIGSFGKVKIAEHVVTGHKVAIKILNRRKIKNMEMEEKVRREIKILRLFMHPHIIRQYEVIETTSDIYVVMEYVKSGELFDYIVEKGRLQEDEARNFFQQIISGVEYCHRNMVVHRDLKPENLLLDSRCNIKIADFGLSNVMRDGHFLKTSCGSPNYAAPEVISGKLYAGPEVDVWSCGVILYALLCGTLPFDDENIPNLFKKIKGGIYTLPSHLSSEARDLIPRMLIVDPVKRITIPEIRQHRWFQTHLPRYLAVSPPDTVEQAKKINEEIVQEVVNMGFDRNQVLESLRNRTQNDATVTYYLLLDNRFRVPSGYLESEFQETTWFQSYAHT, encoded by the exons ATGGATCATTCATCAAATAGATTTGGCAATAATGGAGTGGAATCGATTTTACCGAATTACAAGCTTGGTAAAACTCTTGGAATTGGGTCTTTTGGGAAGGTGAAAATAGCAGAGCATGTTGTCACAGGGCATAAGGTTGCTATCAAAATCCTTAATCGTCGTAAGATCAAGAACATGGAGATGGAAGAGAAAG TGAGGAGGGAGATTAAGATTCTACGGTTGTTTATGCATCCTCATATTATTCGGCAGTATGAGGTAATAGAGACCACGAGTGACATTTATGTTGTGATGGAGTATGTCAAGTCTGGAGAGCTCTTTGATTATATTGTTGAGAAAGGCAGATTACAAGAAGATGAGGCTCGTAACTTTTTCCAGcag ATAATATCTGGTGTAGAGTACTGCCATCGTAATATGGTTGTCCATAGAGACCTGAAGCCTGAGAATTTACTATTGGATTCGAGGTGTAATATTAAGATTGCAGACTTTGGGTTGAGTAATGTTATGCGGGATGGTCATTTTCTAAAGACGAGTTGTGGAAGCCCCAACTACGCTGCTCCCGAG GTTATATCAGGTAAATTATATGCTGGACCTGAAGTAGATGTATGGAGTTGCGGAGTTATATTGTACGCTCTATTATGCGGTACTCTTCcttttgatgatgaaaacattCCCAaccttttcaagaaaattaag gGTGGGATTTACACTCTTCCAAGTCATTTATCATCTGAGGCTAGAGACCTGATCCCAAGGATGCTTATAGTTGACCCGGTGAAACGAATCACCATTCCTGAGATCCGTCAACACCGTTGGTTCCAGACTCATCTCCCTCGTTATCTTGCTGTCTCTCCACCGGATACAGTAGAGCAGGCTAAAAAG ATCAATGAGGAGATAGTTCAAGAAGTGGTTAACATGGGATTTGATAGAAACCAGGTTTTGGAATCTCTACGCAACAGAACACAAAACGAT GCTACTGTTACATACTACCTGTTATTGGATAACCGGTTCCGTGTTCCAAGTGGCTATCTAGAATCCGAGTTTCAGGAGACAACA TGGTTCCAATCCTATGCGCACACCTGA
- a CDS encoding transmembrane protein (DUF872) (Eukaryotic protein of unknown function (DUF872); CONTAINS InterPro DOMAIN/s: Uncharacterised protein family UPF0414, transmembrane (InterPro:IPR008590); BEST Arabidopsis thaliana protein match is: Eukaryotic protein of unknown function (DUF872) (TAIR:AT2G19350.1); Has 245 Blast hits to 245 proteins in 60 species: Archae - 0; Bacteria - 0; Metazoa - 137; Fungi - 0; Plants - 102; Viruses - 0; Other Eukaryotes - 6 (source: NCBI BLink).), producing the protein MASRRSVRYAQLPGDEDDEGYGNGVGERRDFDPRFDYSPKAFDRVPWKSIALAVFLLFLGCLLLLLSFFIFIGHMEGDSSQGYALLVLGILTFLPGFYETRIAYYSWRGAEGYRFAAIPSY; encoded by the exons ATGGCGTCAAGGAGAAGTGTACGGTATGCACAGCTTCcaggagatgaagatgatgaaggcTATGGAAATGGTGTTGGTGAAAGGAGAGATTTCGATCCTCGGTTCGATTATTCACCGAAAGCATTTGATAGAGTTCCATGGAAATCTATAGCATTAGctgtgtttcttttgtttcttggttgcttgcttcttcttttgtcgTTTTTTATCTTCATTGGTCACATGGAAGGAGATAGCTCTCAAGGTTATGCGTTACTTGTTCTTGGGATCCTTACTTTTCTCCCTG GTTTCTACGAGACCCGAATTGCTTACTACTCATGGAGAGGAGCTGAAGGGTACCGTTTTGCAGCCATTCCCTCTTACTGA